In the Symmachiella macrocystis genome, TCCGTGATGACGCCCGAGTCGTTACTGAGCACGTGCCCCAGGTCATCGTGCTCTAAAAACTGTCGCAAAACATAAACAACTTGTGAGCAAATCTGTCCGTGTCTGGATGCGGGGGGATTCATTGTGAGCACGTCTCCTCGCACGAGTTCTGTCGGCTGTCCGCTATCGGGCAGATGCAGATACTCGTCCGCGGTCATGTATGTCGTCGTGGTGGCCATGGCCGTTGCCTTGTCGTCAACAATATGAAAGAGGGTGCGCTGGCAGTTCGTACTTTAGGCTAATATTCTCGAGACCGGCACTGCAAAATCGGGCAATTCATTGGGGAAGGTCAATTCATCCGTTTCGTCAAAAACATCCGTCTGATCCCCGGCACGATACGTCGCGATGCTTCGCTGACGATCATCCACAACGCAGACGACTGCCACGCCCACCCGCAGATACTCGCTGGTCTTTTGTTTGATGTTTGCGACTTGATCATTGGGTGAGAGCACTTCAAAAACAATATCGGGTGGCCCAGGTGGGTACCCCTCAGGGGCTTGTCCGCGTGGAACAGTCTGGTAGCTGTAATACGCCACGTCGGCTCCGCGTACTGTATCGGGGTTGCGCTGCGTAATGACACCGGAATCATTGCAGACAACTGTTCCGGTTTGCTGTTCGTCGACAAAATTGCCCAACAACCTTCCGATTGTATTACAAATCTGTCCGTGTCGAAATCCGGGTGGGTTCATTGTATACATGACTCCCTCGACAAGTTCCGTCGGGCGGTCGCTCTCTGCTTGCAGCAGATACTCCTCGGCTGTGATCAGAATTGTGGTAGCCATGATGATGATTGCTCCTCTACAAAAAACGGAGCCTGAATTGGATTTCAATCGACGTACAGAAAACGATTCGTACTAAACAGTGCCTGGCAGAAAACGGCCAACGCGTGGTCTTCCGGCGAAGTCTTATCGTCTTTAATCTTATGACTTTTAAAGTGTTCGGCTTGGTCTCGCAAAAAGTCAACCGCCGCTTGCTGTTCCAATTCCGAAGGCTCAACGCCGAAAGCAAGTCGCCAAGCCAGCGCTGCCCGTTTTGTTGGCTCGGCGCCGGCGGCCGTTTCAATCCGCTTTGCGAAGTGCTCGGCGAGCGAAATCGTGAAGTTGCTGTTCATCAGCATCAATGCCTGCGGCGCGACCGTCGATGGCGTGCGGGCTTCGCAGTTTGGTTCCATGATCGGCGCGTCAAACGCATCTAACACCGCCAACGGTTGGCTGCGACGGACTTGAATATAAACGCTGCGGCGAAATTCCTTGCCTTTCAGATCGACAGCCTTCCCTGTGGGGCGTCCGGCCGAATCGGTCGTATCAACGCCGACCACAATTTGGCCGACTTCATCTTCACGAACCGGGACCGGTGGACCGAATTGCTCGGTATTGAGTTTTCCACTAACCGCCAACATCGAATCACGCAACACTTCCGCTTCAAGCCTGCGAATCGACATCCGTCCGTACAACAGATTATCGGGATCAGCCATTTCTATTTCGCTGCGGCGTTTTGAAGATTGGCGATAAGCGGTCGAGAGCATGATCATTTTGTGCATCCGCTTTAATTTCCACCCTCCCTGCATGAAATCGCTGGCTAACCAATCCAATAGATCGGGATGCGTGGGGCGATCGCCCAGGACTCCAAAATCGCCGAGGCTGCCGACGATGCCACGACCGAAATGATGTGCCCACACGCGATTGATCAACACGCGGGCCGTGAGGGGATGATTTCCATCGGTCAATTGCTCGGCAAACGCCAGCCGCCGTCCGGTGGTTGGACGAGTTGCATCATTGACGGGAATCTTTGTGGGGGTCATCCAACTAATGACCGTCAGCCCCGCCGGCGCCAATGCTTGTTTCGGTTGCGCGTATTCGCCGCGATAAAATAAATGCGTCGACGGAACCTGCCCCGGTCGTTCGGAGAGGATTCTTACAAATTCTTCTTTGGGCTTCGTCGCTCGGATCTTGGCCGCCTCAGCTGACATTTTCTTCAACTCATCAGCAGCCTTGCGATCGTAGAGATATAGCGAGCCGGCCGAGACGTTGACGCTGGGATGCTCTTTGAGCAACTTTTTTTGTTCGGGAGTCCGTTTGGCTGCCGGGGTTTCGCGAGCTGCACGAACCGTTTCTCGCAACTCCTCGGGCAGCTTGGCCAACTCCGACTCTAATGTGGCTTGAATAAATTCATTTTGTTTCTTGGTTCGCTGCGCGTCGATGACTTTGGCTTTTGCTTCAATATCAGCAGCCTGCTTGCGGTCGTCATCGGTGTATAAGCTCAACAGGCGACCTCGGGGGGACCGCCATTTTTTCCAGTCATAAGCCGGTTCAAAGATCGAGCGCATGCGATAGTAGTCAGTTTGTGGAATGGGATCGTAACGGTGATCGTGACATTCCGCACAACCGACCGACATGCCCATCAACGATGTCGAGACGATCTTAATTGTATCGGCAATCACTTGATTGCGGGCAACCGGCTGATCGACGCCACCTGAACCCGTGCCATCGGGTGCCATTCGCAGATAACCCGTGGCGGTCAAGATGTCGATCTGCTCCGGCGTCAAGTTTCTGTGCGGCATGGGGACCAATTCATCTCCGGCGAGTTGTTCCACAATCAACCGGTCGAACGGTTTGTCGGCGTTAAACGCGCGAATGATATAGTCGCGGTATTTGTAGGCATGATCACGAACCTGGTCGACCTCTGCGAAACCTTCGGAGTCGGCGTAACCGGCCACGTCCAGCCAATGTCGTCCCCAACGTTCACCGTAGTGCGTGGAAGCCAACAGCTCGTCTAAAACTTTTTCGTACGCATCAGGGGCAGCATCATTGACGAAGTTTTGCACCTGCTGCGGAGTCGGGGGCAGACCAATCAGATCGAAATAAGCCCGTCGAACGAGCGTCTGTTTGTCCGCGGCGGGCGCAAACGCGAGGTTTTTCTCCTCCAAACGCCGCAACAAAAAAGCGTCGATCGGGGTTTGGACGTCGTCGGCATGTTGAACGACGGGAACTTGCGGATCACGAATCGGTTGGAAGGCCCAGAAATTGCGTTCTTCTTCTGTGATCATGGAGGCCGGGTCGAGGCTCTCAGGCTCTGGACGTGCCGTTTTTGCTCCTGCGGAAATCCAACGGCGGAGGATGTCGATCTCTTTGTCCGACAACTTGGTGTCGCCCGGCGGCATTTCCTGCTCGATGACTTTATCCAACAGCACACTGTCTTCTAGATCACCCGGCGTAATCGCCGGACCGCTGTCACCACCTGTGACCATGAGCCTGCGGAGTCGAAGATCCAGCCCGCCTTCCATTTCCCCCGCTTCGCCATGGCAGGCAAAGCAATGCGTCTTGAGAATCGGACGCACGTCCTTTTCGAAGGTCGGTGGTTCGGCAGCCATTGCGAACGTCGTGAGATTGGCTCCACAAATGGCCAGCAGAATAATTGGCAGATATCGTGGCATAGTGGGTGTTTGAAATTGTAGGTGGGTGGCGGGGTCGGCAGGGTGGGCTAGACGCATCAACGAATGTTTATTTTCGCTGACAACGGGCCTTCTCGCAAGGGGGAACCGTAAATCCAGGCTCAATTCCTCAGTTGAAAAAGGAATTTGATTCTCGCTATCCAACCTCAATAGCGCATAAAAGAAGGCGGCCCCGATGGTTTGATCCATCGAGGCCGCCCTTATCACAACTCTTCAGAACTTTACTACAGACCTCTTTCGACTAGCGAATCAGACCAAACAAGTTGCTCAAACCGCGTTGCGATTTTTGCGTTTGCTTGTTGCGAATCCGCGAGGGGAAGTACGCTTCCGGTTCGGCCGGAGGAGCCGGAGCCGGAGCAGCTTCGTCGCCACCTTCGGCCGGAGCCGGGGCGGGGGCGGCACCAGCGGCACCACAGGCAGCCGGGGCACAGGTGTTGCAGCAAGTTTGGCCACAGCTGCTGCAGTTGCAGCAATCGTCAACTTCGTAGCCACATTCTTCCAAGGCTTTCTCCGCAGCGCGGCGAACACCCCGGTCGCAGTCGCCCAGGGCACTGGCCAAGGCACAAACCACGTTTTTGCAGCAGCAGCAAGGGAACTTCTTCACTTGGTGACGGATTCCATCGGCAGAAGCCTTCCGGACCCGCTCGTCGCAGTCATTCAATCCCACAACCAAGGCACACATGATTTCCGGGTTGCAGACGCACTTGAACTTCTTCAGCTTCCTAATCGCACGGGCACGCTTTCTGGCGTAGCATTCCGTTT is a window encoding:
- a CDS encoding Uma2 family endonuclease, with amino-acid sequence MATTILITAEEYLLQAESDRPTELVEGVMYTMNPPGFRHGQICNTIGRLLGNFVDEQQTGTVVCNDSGVITQRNPDTVRGADVAYYSYQTVPRGQAPEGYPPGPPDIVFEVLSPNDQVANIKQKTSEYLRVGVAVVCVVDDRQRSIATYRAGDQTDVFDETDELTFPNELPDFAVPVSRILA
- a CDS encoding PSD1 and planctomycete cytochrome C domain-containing protein: MPRYLPIILLAICGANLTTFAMAAEPPTFEKDVRPILKTHCFACHGEAGEMEGGLDLRLRRLMVTGGDSGPAITPGDLEDSVLLDKVIEQEMPPGDTKLSDKEIDILRRWISAGAKTARPEPESLDPASMITEEERNFWAFQPIRDPQVPVVQHADDVQTPIDAFLLRRLEEKNLAFAPAADKQTLVRRAYFDLIGLPPTPQQVQNFVNDAAPDAYEKVLDELLASTHYGERWGRHWLDVAGYADSEGFAEVDQVRDHAYKYRDYIIRAFNADKPFDRLIVEQLAGDELVPMPHRNLTPEQIDILTATGYLRMAPDGTGSGGVDQPVARNQVIADTIKIVSTSLMGMSVGCAECHDHRYDPIPQTDYYRMRSIFEPAYDWKKWRSPRGRLLSLYTDDDRKQAADIEAKAKVIDAQRTKKQNEFIQATLESELAKLPEELRETVRAARETPAAKRTPEQKKLLKEHPSVNVSAGSLYLYDRKAADELKKMSAEAAKIRATKPKEEFVRILSERPGQVPSTHLFYRGEYAQPKQALAPAGLTVISWMTPTKIPVNDATRPTTGRRLAFAEQLTDGNHPLTARVLINRVWAHHFGRGIVGSLGDFGVLGDRPTHPDLLDWLASDFMQGGWKLKRMHKMIMLSTAYRQSSKRRSEIEMADPDNLLYGRMSIRRLEAEVLRDSMLAVSGKLNTEQFGPPVPVREDEVGQIVVGVDTTDSAGRPTGKAVDLKGKEFRRSVYIQVRRSQPLAVLDAFDAPIMEPNCEARTPSTVAPQALMLMNSNFTISLAEHFAKRIETAAGAEPTKRAALAWRLAFGVEPSELEQQAAVDFLRDQAEHFKSHKIKDDKTSPEDHALAVFCQALFSTNRFLYVD
- a CDS encoding HEAT repeat domain-containing protein — protein: MKKFPCCCCKNVVCALASALGDCDRGVRRAAEKALEECGYEVDDCCNCSSCGQTCCNTCAPAACGAAGAAPAPAPAEGGDEAAPAPAPPAEPEAYFPSRIRNKQTQKSQRGLSNLFGLIR